The following proteins are co-located in the Echinicola sp. 20G genome:
- the lpdA gene encoding dihydrolipoyl dehydrogenase — protein MEKFDAVIIGAGQSGMPLAKKISQKGLSVALIEKRAIGGTCINDGCSPTKTMVHSAKVAHLVSRAEDFGIRIENYKISQKGVKNRKNHIVEQFRGGAEKGLKKADNIKIIMGSAQFKSNHILSINTGKDEFEIYGDKILINTGSEPRIPEIKGLINSPFLTSTSIMDLNETPEHLIILGGGYIGLEFAQMFSRFGSKVTIIDKSERLVPKEDKDVSEEICAIFNEEGISTIFNAGVNEVTFRDNSFTLSYKNSEKEEKLKGTHLLIATGRIPSTKNLGLENAGIKTTSSGHVKVNNYFETNISNVYALGDVAGSPPFTHIAYHDAHLAFQHIYEKTSHSKEDRLVPYCIFIDPQLGRIGLNEAEAIEKGIKYKTGKFLMKHAGRALEVDETKGFFKVLVDPETKQIIGATILSMDGGEILAVLQMAMLGNITYDTIATLPIAHPTLAESLNNLMMQIEK, from the coding sequence ATGGAAAAGTTTGATGCGGTCATTATTGGAGCAGGTCAATCTGGTATGCCATTGGCCAAAAAAATAAGCCAAAAAGGACTTTCAGTAGCGCTTATAGAAAAAAGAGCAATCGGAGGCACCTGTATCAATGACGGTTGTTCTCCTACCAAAACCATGGTTCACTCCGCCAAAGTAGCACACTTAGTTTCCCGGGCAGAAGATTTTGGAATACGGATCGAGAACTATAAAATAAGTCAAAAAGGCGTCAAAAACCGGAAAAACCACATTGTGGAGCAGTTTAGAGGAGGAGCTGAAAAAGGACTCAAAAAAGCTGACAACATCAAAATCATCATGGGAAGTGCCCAGTTCAAAAGCAATCACATCTTAAGCATCAATACAGGTAAGGATGAATTTGAAATTTATGGAGATAAAATCCTTATCAACACCGGATCAGAACCCAGAATCCCAGAAATAAAAGGACTCATCAACTCCCCCTTCCTCACTAGCACAAGCATAATGGACCTAAACGAAACCCCAGAGCATCTGATCATTTTAGGAGGCGGCTATATTGGACTTGAGTTTGCACAGATGTTTAGTCGTTTTGGAAGCAAAGTGACCATTATAGACAAATCTGAAAGATTGGTTCCCAAAGAAGACAAAGATGTAAGCGAAGAGATCTGCGCTATATTTAACGAAGAAGGTATTTCCACGATATTCAATGCTGGAGTTAATGAAGTTACTTTTCGCGACAATTCATTTACACTATCTTATAAAAATTCGGAAAAAGAAGAAAAATTGAAAGGCACTCATCTGTTGATTGCAACTGGTAGAATTCCATCCACCAAAAATCTAGGACTGGAAAATGCCGGTATAAAAACAACTTCATCAGGACATGTCAAAGTAAACAACTATTTTGAAACCAACATATCCAACGTCTATGCCCTGGGAGATGTAGCAGGAAGTCCTCCCTTCACCCACATCGCCTATCATGATGCGCATTTGGCTTTCCAGCATATTTATGAAAAAACTAGTCATTCAAAAGAAGACCGCTTAGTTCCCTATTGCATCTTCATCGATCCCCAATTGGGCCGAATAGGGCTCAATGAAGCAGAAGCGATTGAAAAAGGGATCAAATATAAAACAGGAAAATTCTTAATGAAGCATGCTGGCAGAGCCTTAGAAGTAGATGAAACCAAAGGCTTTTTTAAGGTTTTGGTAGACCCAGAAACAAAACAAATCATCGGAGCCACCATTTTAAGTATGGATGGTGGAGAAATCCTAGCAGTTTTACAAATGGCTATGCTTGGTAATATTACTTATGACACCATTGCTACTTTACCCATTGCCCACCCAACATTGGCGGAAAGCTTAAACAACCTCATGATGCAAATAGAAAAATAA